ATCAAAAATTATAGGAGGAACCCCGATATAAGCAAGTCTCACTTTTTCATTAAATTCATTTCTTTTTTCAATCTCTTGTATTTTTTCATCCAACTCTGATTCAAATACCCCGTAATCACCATTAAAATCGCTGCTTGAAACCTGCCATAAATGGTTTTCCACACCTTTTGCCTTATTGTACTTCCATGTCAGTTCATCCAAATAAACAAGCTTTTTTCTTATATTATCCAACTTTTTTTTAATTTGTATACACTCATCTAAATCTATATTAAAAAATTTGCACAAATTCAATATTTCAGACTTTAACAAATTATAATCCCTGGAATTAGGATAGGAAAAAGGAATACTTTCCACCCCGTCTAATTGAAGTACTTCCCTAAAAGCCCTGGTGTTAGAGCAATCCCCCTCAACAACACCTATTATCACATCTAATTCAATTTTATCCATTATACATGAGTACATTCCTTTTATCCAGGCACATGAATTCCTGGGAAAACCAACTCTTTCAGCATACTCAACAAGTTTCTCAGGGCTACCGTCAT
The genomic region above belongs to Acetivibrio saccincola and contains:
- a CDS encoding 2-hydroxyacyl-CoA dehydratase family protein → MKKVGFTTSIPVEVVFAAGYQPVDINNIFVNDGSPEKLVEYAERVGFPRNSCAWIKGMYSCIMDKIELDVIIGVVEGDCSNTRAFREVLQLDGVESIPFSYPNSRDYNLLKSEILNLCKFFNIDLDECIQIKKKLDNIRKKLVYLDELTWKYNKAKGVENHLWQVSSSDFNGDYGVFESELDEKIQEIEKRNEFNEKVRLAYIGVPPIIFDLYDFVETLNGRVVYNEVQRQFTMADSIGIDDIVETYRNFTYPYDVYVRLEDIKKQVEKRKIDGVIHYTQAFCFRGIEDIVIRRHLDVPVLTLEGDRPGKLDSRTKLRIESFIDMLT